One segment of Candidatus Babeliales bacterium DNA contains the following:
- a CDS encoding pseudouridine synthase, translating into MHLNHYIAQAGICSRRKAVDLIKEKKISVNNQIITNPSYQVKENDIVKYQKKVISAQQNVYILLNKPKGYVSTTSDELGRKTIFDLIGSTTAKRLYPVGRLDKDTTGLIIITNDGQLTQKLAHPKFEIQKTYLATLDKPLSHEDFQRIRQGIKLVDGFIRVDSIAYANIKNKKKVKVKLHSGKKRVIRRIFQLLDYQVTELDRVQFAGLTKKNLKKGSWRYLTAEEVKQLNKFNE; encoded by the coding sequence ATGCATCTTAATCATTATATAGCCCAAGCGGGCATCTGTTCTCGGAGAAAAGCGGTTGATTTAATTAAAGAAAAAAAAATCTCAGTTAATAATCAAATCATCACTAATCCAAGTTATCAAGTAAAAGAAAATGATATTGTAAAATATCAAAAAAAAGTTATCTCCGCTCAGCAAAATGTTTATATTTTACTCAATAAGCCAAAAGGATATGTAAGCACCACGAGCGATGAACTTGGCAGAAAAACTATATTTGACCTTATTGGATCAACTACTGCAAAACGCTTATATCCTGTTGGAAGGCTTGATAAAGATACTACTGGCTTAATTATCATAACAAACGATGGGCAACTGACACAAAAACTCGCTCATCCTAAATTTGAAATACAAAAAACTTATTTAGCAACTCTTGATAAGCCATTATCACATGAAGATTTCCAACGTATTAGACAGGGCATAAAATTAGTTGATGGTTTTATTCGCGTTGATTCTATAGCATATGCAAATATCAAAAATAAGAAAAAAGTTAAAGTTAAATTACATAGCGGAAAAAAAAGAGTTATCCGTAGAATTTTTCAGCTCTTAGACTATCAAGTCACCGAACTTGATCGTGTCCAATTTGCTGGCCTAACCAAAAAAAATCTTAAAAAAGGTTCTTGGCGTTATTTAACGGCAGAAGAAGTTAAGCAGTTAAATAAATTTAATGAGTAA